In Paenibacillus guangzhouensis, a single window of DNA contains:
- the thiI gene encoding tRNA uracil 4-sulfurtransferase ThiI, whose product MKYDMLILRFGEVTLKGKNRTRFENTALSHVRRLVAEFPEVEVRKEYGRIYVELHGLDADQVITRLKNVFGINSICLVKRAESVLEDIQAIALEFMHEVMERHGQEAIIPFKVSARRVWKGFPHGSQEMNHLIGTPILRTFPALKVNVNDPVVDLRIEIRQDGTYIYHEVVEAVGGFPLGSNGKAMLLLSGGIDSPVAGWSALRRGLEIECVHFHSYPFTSERAQQKVLDLAKVLAGFAGKIKVHMVPFTEIQTRFTQVGHDNLIITLMRRAMLRIATKLAEQHRAMALVTGDSLGQVASQTLGSMNVIGRATDIPLLRPLVMMDKNEIIDISVKIGTYDLSILPYEDCCTLFVPKSPATNPNLRIVEQIEAHIEGLDALIDEAVNHTETIVLRDEIDENNEHQESASVELKSDEPTTKLIDEDRWF is encoded by the coding sequence ATGAAATACGATATGTTAATTCTTCGTTTCGGCGAAGTCACGCTGAAAGGCAAGAATCGGACAAGGTTCGAAAATACGGCATTAAGCCATGTACGTCGACTTGTGGCGGAGTTCCCGGAAGTTGAAGTTCGTAAGGAGTATGGTCGTATCTATGTAGAGCTTCATGGATTAGATGCGGATCAAGTGATTACGAGACTCAAGAATGTCTTCGGGATCAATTCGATTTGCCTTGTGAAGCGGGCGGAATCGGTGCTGGAGGATATCCAAGCGATAGCGCTAGAATTTATGCATGAAGTGATGGAGCGTCATGGGCAAGAAGCGATCATTCCATTTAAGGTCAGCGCTAGGCGCGTATGGAAAGGGTTCCCACATGGCTCTCAGGAAATGAACCATCTGATCGGAACACCGATTCTTCGTACATTCCCTGCATTGAAAGTTAACGTGAACGATCCTGTCGTAGATCTGCGAATCGAGATTCGCCAAGATGGTACCTATATTTATCATGAAGTCGTTGAAGCGGTAGGTGGATTCCCGCTTGGTTCGAATGGAAAAGCGATGCTCTTGTTATCTGGAGGGATTGACAGTCCTGTGGCAGGGTGGTCTGCACTTCGCAGAGGGCTTGAGATCGAATGTGTTCATTTTCACAGTTATCCGTTTACTAGCGAACGCGCGCAGCAGAAGGTGCTTGACCTGGCTAAGGTACTTGCAGGCTTCGCAGGCAAGATTAAAGTGCATATGGTTCCTTTTACAGAGATTCAGACAAGATTTACACAGGTTGGTCATGATAATTTGATTATTACGTTGATGCGCCGTGCGATGCTTCGAATCGCGACAAAGCTTGCGGAACAGCATCGTGCGATGGCGCTAGTAACCGGAGATAGCCTCGGGCAAGTGGCGAGCCAGACGTTAGGATCTATGAATGTCATTGGCAGAGCAACGGATATTCCGCTGCTTAGACCGCTTGTCATGATGGATAAGAATGAGATCATTGATATTTCGGTAAAAATCGGAACCTATGATCTTTCCATCCTGCCTTATGAGGATTGCTGTACATTGTTTGTGCCGAAATCCCCGGCAACGAACCCGAATTTGAGAATCGTAGAACAGATTGAAGCGCACATCGAAGGCCTTGATGCGTTGATCGATGAAGCGGTTAACCATACGGAGACGATCGTTCTGCGAGACGAAATCGATGAGAACAACGAACACCAGGAATCAGCTTCTGTGGAGCTGAAGAGTGATGAGCCAACAACGAAGCTGATCGATGAAGATCGTTGGTTCTAG
- a CDS encoding LCP family protein: MNPATGLPPREGPKRRRSAQTTKKKQVKPKSPVRTTLKTLGILLIVGILAACVYVGYVAYKADKELDNISTVVDEKPLPPEESAKVKPVSILLLGVDTREESGGLNTDVFMVATLNPEKKSATVVSIPRDTKVELRGYKSHKINSYYAAFRSKNKDTANDEIKEMVGKYLDIPIDYVAMINFKGFSDVVDALGGVDVNVDMDMRYIDKADGTNINLKQGFQTLNGEDALNFVRYRKSNTKNPTKGSSDFDRNRRQSEVLHEMMRKLQSFDGLTKVPAIIESVGKNLKMDIQKEQIKDMITTYITMNKDNIQFIPIEGKWKSPYVYLDDDKFEAAKQALKQQLTLQP; the protein is encoded by the coding sequence ATGAATCCAGCTACTGGACTCCCGCCGAGGGAGGGCCCTAAACGGAGACGCAGCGCTCAGACGACGAAGAAGAAGCAGGTGAAGCCGAAGAGTCCTGTGCGAACCACGCTTAAGACACTAGGCATTCTGCTCATTGTCGGTATTCTAGCGGCCTGTGTCTATGTTGGTTATGTCGCCTATAAGGCAGATAAGGAATTGGATAATATTTCGACGGTCGTCGATGAGAAGCCACTTCCTCCGGAAGAATCCGCTAAGGTGAAGCCGGTATCGATCCTGCTCCTAGGGGTGGATACACGGGAAGAGTCGGGCGGACTGAATACTGATGTCTTTATGGTGGCGACCTTAAATCCAGAGAAGAAGAGTGCGACGGTCGTATCGATTCCTCGGGATACGAAGGTAGAGCTTCGCGGTTATAAGTCTCACAAGATTAATAGCTATTATGCAGCTTTTCGTTCGAAGAATAAGGACACAGCCAATGATGAGATCAAGGAAATGGTTGGCAAATATTTGGATATTCCAATCGACTATGTTGCGATGATCAATTTTAAGGGCTTCAGTGATGTGGTTGATGCGCTAGGCGGTGTCGATGTGAATGTCGACATGGACATGCGTTATATCGATAAAGCTGACGGCACGAACATTAATTTGAAACAAGGCTTCCAGACCTTAAATGGCGAGGATGCGCTCAATTTCGTTCGTTATCGGAAGTCGAACACGAAGAACCCAACGAAAGGCTCAAGCGACTTCGATCGGAACCGGAGACAAAGCGAAGTGCTGCACGAAATGATGCGTAAGCTGCAGAGCTTCGATGGGTTGACGAAGGTGCCGGCCATTATTGAATCTGTCGGTAAGAACCTGAAGATGGATATTCAGAAAGAGCAAATCAAAGATATGATTACGACATACATCACGATGAATAAGGATAATATTCAATTCATTCCGATTGAGGGAAAATGGAAAAGCCCTTATGTCTATCTCGATGATGATAAATTCGAAGCGGCTAAGCAAGCGTTGAAGCAGCAGCTTACACTTCAACCATGA
- a CDS encoding TerC family protein, which produces MENLFLLLEILIINMVLSGDNAVVIAMASKNLPVSQRRKAVWWGAFGAVILRCILTVAAMLLLDIPLIQAIGSCLLLYIAIKLLIDEDDLGRVKSASSLWMAVQTILIADFVMSLDNVLAIAAVAKGDFPLIIIGIALSIPIIVWGSTMIMNLLHRYPVLIYLGSGILGFTAGQMLMEDRKMQEWIFRDWAPVLYIVLPVLLAFIVIAIGLAFKRRQSYSH; this is translated from the coding sequence TTGGAAAATTTATTTCTACTACTCGAAATATTGATTATTAATATGGTTCTGAGCGGTGACAATGCGGTTGTAATTGCCATGGCAAGTAAGAACCTGCCCGTGTCACAGCGTAGAAAAGCGGTGTGGTGGGGGGCTTTTGGCGCTGTCATTCTTCGGTGTATCCTCACCGTTGCCGCGATGTTGCTCCTCGACATTCCCTTAATCCAGGCGATCGGTTCTTGTTTATTGCTCTATATTGCAATCAAACTGCTGATCGATGAAGATGACCTGGGTCGCGTGAAATCGGCTTCGAGCCTATGGATGGCGGTTCAGACGATTCTGATTGCTGATTTCGTGATGAGTCTAGATAATGTGCTCGCGATCGCAGCCGTAGCCAAAGGCGATTTCCCGCTCATTATTATCGGGATTGCACTAAGTATTCCCATTATCGTCTGGGGAAGCACGATGATCATGAACTTGCTTCATCGGTATCCGGTGCTGATCTACCTCGGTTCAGGCATTCTTGGATTCACGGCAGGGCAAATGCTCATGGAGGACCGAAAAATGCAAGAATGGATATTCCGTGATTGGGCGCCTGTGTTGTATATTGTTCTTCCTGTGCTTCTGGCTTTTATTGTTATTGCCATTGGACTTGCATTCAAACGCAGACAGTCTTATTCCCATTAA
- a CDS encoding lytic transglycosylase domain-containing protein has translation MQIDPRLMKQMIQMQVVNNIDLTGTALESTTVPQGSSNDFGAMLEQLLMGAEGLTDDSSTTSNLNLSALASLYPAMGQASSTATDGMSDWSTQQPTITTEYDDLIRKASQKYGISEALIKAVIKVESSFNPDTVSSAGAKGLMQLMDATARGLGVSNSFDPAQSIDGGTRYLSYQLRRFDGQEKLALAAYNGGPNRLARLGIKTEEDLMAKLHLLPQETQNYLRKIDNALQAVTV, from the coding sequence ATGCAAATCGATCCGCGCTTGATGAAGCAAATGATTCAGATGCAAGTAGTGAACAATATTGATTTGACAGGTACCGCATTGGAGAGTACGACGGTTCCACAGGGTTCAAGTAATGATTTTGGCGCTATGCTCGAGCAATTGCTGATGGGTGCTGAGGGACTCACAGATGACTCTTCTACGACTTCGAACTTGAATTTAAGCGCACTCGCCAGTTTGTATCCAGCAATGGGACAGGCATCATCGACCGCTACGGATGGCATGAGCGATTGGAGTACTCAGCAGCCTACGATTACAACGGAGTATGACGATCTTATTCGGAAGGCCAGTCAGAAGTATGGCATTAGCGAAGCCTTGATAAAAGCAGTCATTAAAGTCGAGTCTTCTTTCAACCCGGATACAGTATCTTCTGCAGGGGCGAAGGGGCTGATGCAGCTTATGGATGCAACAGCTCGCGGTCTTGGTGTAAGTAATTCGTTTGATCCTGCACAAAGTATTGACGGCGGTACACGCTATCTTAGTTATCAATTGCGTCGATTCGATGGACAAGAGAAGCTGGCGCTTGCGGCTTACAATGGTGGACCGAATCGTCTGGCACGTCTTGGTATTAAGACGGAAGAAGATTTGATGGCTAAGCTTCATTTACTGCCTCAAGAGACACAGAATTATCTGCGTAAAATCGATAACGCACTCCAAGCTGTTACAGTGTAA
- the typA gene encoding translational GTPase TypA, whose product MHSRENIRNIAIIAHVDHGKTTLVDKLLQQSGTFRENEQVTERAMDSGDIERERGITILAKNTAITYKEFLINIMDTPGHADFGGEVERIMKMVDGVLLVVDAFEGCMPQTKFVLRKALESNLTPIVVVNKIDRPNARPAEVIDEVLELFIELGANDDQLDFPVVYASALNGTSSLDPEKQDENMLALYDTITSHIPAPTEDVTLPLQFLVTLMDYNEYLGRIAIGRVNRGTIRQGQPVAVMTREGQMKQARIEKLFGFQGLKRIEVEEAGAGDIIAIAGIKDINIGETIADPANPEALPVLKIDEPTLQMTFIVNNSPFAGREGKWVTSRKLRERLFKELETDVSLRVDETDSPDAFIVSGRGELHLGILIENMRREGFELQVSKPEVIIRVEDGVKMEPIERLLIDIPEESMGSVMESLGSRKAEMVNMINHGNGQVRLEFLIPARGLIGYRTNFLTLTRGYGIMNHAFDSYGPLVTGQVGGRHQGVLVSSENGTSTLYGILSIEDRGILFLQPGSEVYEGMIVGEHTRDNDIIVNICKEKQLNNIRSAGKDDTVKMKTPRLYTLEQALEYLNDDEYCEITPKSIRLRKKILNKNERERAEKHRKMAEANL is encoded by the coding sequence ATGCATTCAAGAGAAAACATTCGTAATATCGCTATTATCGCGCACGTTGACCACGGGAAAACGACCCTCGTCGATAAGTTGTTGCAGCAATCGGGAACATTCCGTGAAAACGAGCAAGTCACAGAACGTGCGATGGACTCCGGTGATATTGAGCGTGAACGCGGCATTACGATTTTGGCGAAAAATACAGCTATCACGTATAAAGAGTTCTTAATTAACATCATGGATACACCAGGCCATGCGGACTTCGGCGGTGAAGTAGAGCGGATCATGAAAATGGTCGATGGTGTACTCCTCGTCGTCGATGCATTCGAAGGATGTATGCCACAGACAAAGTTCGTACTTCGTAAAGCGCTTGAGAGTAATCTAACGCCAATTGTTGTCGTGAACAAAATTGACCGTCCGAACGCTCGTCCAGCTGAAGTTATTGACGAAGTATTGGAGCTCTTCATCGAGCTAGGTGCCAATGATGATCAATTGGATTTCCCTGTTGTCTACGCGTCTGCATTGAACGGGACATCCAGCTTGGATCCGGAGAAGCAAGATGAGAACATGCTTGCCCTCTATGATACGATTACTAGCCACATCCCTGCGCCTACGGAGGATGTAACACTTCCGCTTCAGTTCCTCGTAACATTAATGGATTATAATGAATATTTGGGTCGTATTGCGATTGGTCGCGTGAACCGCGGAACGATTCGTCAAGGCCAACCGGTTGCCGTGATGACACGTGAGGGCCAGATGAAGCAAGCACGTATCGAGAAATTGTTCGGTTTCCAAGGCTTGAAGCGTATTGAAGTCGAAGAAGCGGGTGCAGGCGATATTATCGCAATCGCAGGTATCAAGGACATCAACATTGGTGAGACCATTGCAGATCCAGCGAACCCAGAAGCATTGCCAGTCCTCAAAATCGATGAGCCAACGCTTCAAATGACATTTATCGTTAACAACAGCCCATTCGCAGGTCGTGAAGGAAAATGGGTTACGTCCCGTAAACTTCGTGAGCGTCTATTCAAAGAGCTTGAAACAGATGTAAGTTTGCGTGTCGATGAGACAGATAGCCCAGATGCATTCATCGTATCAGGACGCGGTGAGCTTCACTTAGGGATTCTGATCGAAAATATGCGTCGCGAAGGCTTCGAGCTTCAAGTCTCCAAGCCAGAAGTTATCATCCGCGTTGAAGACGGCGTGAAAATGGAGCCAATCGAACGTTTGTTAATCGACATTCCAGAAGAGAGCATGGGTTCTGTTATGGAGAGCCTTGGATCACGTAAAGCGGAAATGGTCAACATGATTAACCATGGTAATGGCCAAGTACGTCTTGAGTTCTTGATCCCTGCTCGTGGATTAATCGGATACCGTACGAACTTCCTTACATTGACGCGTGGATACGGCATTATGAACCATGCATTCGATAGCTATGGACCGCTTGTTACAGGTCAAGTTGGCGGACGTCACCAAGGCGTATTAGTATCCAGTGAGAACGGTACGTCGACACTGTATGGTATTCTCTCGATCGAGGATCGTGGAATTCTATTCCTACAGCCAGGTTCAGAAGTATATGAAGGCATGATCGTGGGTGAACACACACGTGATAACGATATTATCGTGAATATCTGTAAAGAAAAACAATTGAACAACATTCGTTCTGCAGGTAAAGATGATACCGTGAAGATGAAAACTCCTCGTCTGTACACGCTTGAGCAAGCACTAGAATACTTGAACGATGATGAGTATTGTGAAATTACGCCGAAGTCCATTCGTCTTCGTAAAAAAATTCTGAACAAGAATGAACGCGAACGTGCGGAGAAACACCGCAAAATGGCTGAAGCGAACCTGTAA
- a CDS encoding YlaH-like family protein — protein MFHDWFAAHPIISFLIIYCFLVYIFNKVFRVRKLPILKDLVIYLMIAVAAFVLLVFQIDKLPIIPCLTVAVALMLMVRIRYFVEARQKRKSAGQPSTDGK, from the coding sequence ATGTTTCATGACTGGTTTGCTGCGCATCCGATTATATCTTTTCTAATCATCTATTGTTTCTTGGTGTATATCTTTAATAAAGTGTTTCGTGTTCGGAAATTGCCGATTCTTAAAGACCTTGTCATCTATTTGATGATTGCGGTTGCGGCATTTGTGCTGCTCGTGTTTCAAATTGATAAATTACCCATTATTCCTTGTCTAACGGTGGCAGTTGCTCTTATGCTGATGGTGCGCATTCGATATTTCGTCGAAGCGCGCCAGAAGCGTAAAAGCGCTGGACAACCCTCTACGGATGGCAAGTAA
- a CDS encoding PhoH family protein, which produces MKKIFVLDTNVLLHDPNAIFAFEDNDVIIPAVVLEEIDSKKRNADEIGRNARYVSRLLDSLREKGQLHSGIQLDQGGTLTVELNHRSFVRVQEMFGEITNDNRILAVALNYHIEEQQTEEPRPVVLVSKDVLVRIKSDVLGLNTQDYLSDRTVSLTDLYLGNLTLHVHPSVIDEFYTYRYLNISQLQLKYPLYANEFVILRDEMGTSKSALLRVNAEATKLEPLFLSNDPVWGISARNAQQRMALELLLNDDIPLVTITGKAGTGKTLLALAAGLMKVEDEHKYKKLLIARPVVPMGKDIGYLPGEKDEKLRPWMQPIYDNLEYLFDTKKAGDIDKILVGLGSIQVEALTYIRGRSIPGQFIIIDEAQNLSKHEVKTIVSRVGEGSKIILMGDPEQIDHPYLDAASNGLTYIVERFKQEGISGHITLEKGERSKLAQLAADLL; this is translated from the coding sequence ATGAAGAAAATATTTGTGTTGGATACGAATGTATTATTACACGATCCCAATGCGATTTTTGCTTTTGAGGATAATGATGTCATCATTCCTGCGGTGGTATTGGAGGAGATTGATTCTAAGAAACGGAATGCGGATGAAATCGGCAGAAATGCAAGATATGTATCCCGCTTATTAGACAGTCTTCGAGAAAAGGGGCAATTACACAGCGGCATTCAGCTCGATCAAGGCGGAACGCTCACCGTAGAGCTTAATCATCGGAGCTTCGTTCGAGTCCAAGAGATGTTCGGGGAAATTACGAATGACAATCGAATCTTGGCCGTAGCGTTGAATTATCACATCGAAGAGCAACAGACAGAGGAGCCAAGACCTGTCGTTCTCGTCAGCAAAGATGTTTTAGTCAGAATTAAATCCGATGTCCTTGGACTGAACACACAAGATTATTTGTCGGACCGCACGGTGTCGTTGACAGACTTATACCTTGGCAACCTAACGCTGCATGTGCACCCTTCCGTCATTGATGAGTTTTATACGTATCGGTATTTAAATATTTCACAGCTGCAATTGAAGTACCCGCTATATGCCAATGAATTTGTGATCTTGCGCGACGAAATGGGTACGAGCAAGTCGGCCTTATTGCGCGTGAATGCTGAAGCGACCAAGTTAGAGCCATTGTTCTTGAGCAATGACCCGGTATGGGGCATCAGTGCTCGAAATGCGCAACAACGTATGGCACTCGAGCTGTTGTTGAACGACGATATTCCCCTGGTTACGATTACGGGAAAAGCCGGTACAGGTAAGACATTGCTTGCACTGGCAGCAGGTCTGATGAAAGTGGAAGACGAGCACAAATATAAGAAGCTGCTTATCGCAAGACCTGTGGTTCCGATGGGTAAGGATATTGGTTATTTACCGGGAGAGAAGGATGAGAAGCTTCGACCGTGGATGCAGCCGATCTATGATAATCTCGAGTATCTTTTCGATACCAAGAAAGCTGGAGATATTGATAAGATCTTAGTCGGGCTTGGAAGCATCCAAGTAGAGGCGCTGACCTATATTCGGGGGCGTTCCATTCCAGGTCAATTCATTATTATCGATGAAGCTCAGAACTTATCGAAGCATGAAGTGAAGACCATTGTCTCGCGGGTCGGCGAAGGCAGTAAGATCATTCTGATGGGAGATCCGGAACAGATCGACCATCCGTATCTGGATGCAGCGAGTAATGGATTGACGTATATCGTGGAACGATTCAAGCAGGAAGGAATTAGCGGTCATATTACCCTCGAGAAAGGCGAACGATCGAAGCTCGCGCAATTGGCTGCTGATTTGTTGTGA
- a CDS encoding cysteine desulfurase family protein, producing MLYFDHCASTPPYDEVVQTLSEVMRMQYSNPSSIHQAGLAAEKLVTRAREVIASALKVNPGEILFTSGATESNNIAIQGAALKKKSRGNHIITTGIEHSSVYECCRLMQRQGFEVTYLPVDTFGCIRIEDLRAAITEQTILVSIMHVNNEMGSIQPIAEIGQLLRDYPRIIFHVDGVQGLGKAPVQLKEWGVDLYSISAHKVKGPKGVGLLYCREGIQLQPIYAGGEQERGLRPGTLNVPSIVAMAKAIRMTTERQAESVEIMLKLRNQLIQVIDSIPALVLNSGRDTERAAPHIVHFSYPGMKPEVMIHMLEEFGIMASTQSACSSKDLKPSRVLLAMGCNEARAAGGIRISLAAEHSEQDIATLEAALRTIVTKLKPLERG from the coding sequence GTGTTATATTTTGATCATTGTGCTTCAACACCACCCTACGATGAAGTCGTTCAGACATTAAGTGAAGTGATGCGCATGCAATACAGCAATCCTTCATCCATTCATCAGGCTGGTCTTGCAGCGGAGAAACTGGTGACAAGAGCCCGTGAGGTGATTGCGTCGGCATTAAAAGTAAATCCAGGTGAAATTCTATTCACATCGGGCGCCACAGAGAGCAACAATATCGCAATTCAGGGTGCGGCTCTCAAGAAGAAAAGCCGTGGGAATCATATTATTACAACAGGCATCGAGCATTCTTCTGTCTATGAATGCTGTCGGCTCATGCAGCGTCAGGGCTTCGAAGTGACCTATTTGCCTGTTGATACATTCGGCTGTATCCGGATCGAGGATTTAAGAGCAGCTATCACTGAACAGACGATCCTCGTGAGCATCATGCATGTGAATAATGAAATGGGGAGCATTCAACCGATCGCTGAGATTGGCCAATTATTACGTGACTATCCTCGGATTATTTTCCATGTCGATGGCGTTCAGGGACTCGGCAAGGCGCCTGTTCAGTTGAAGGAGTGGGGCGTAGACCTCTACAGCATCTCAGCGCATAAAGTTAAAGGGCCTAAAGGTGTTGGTTTACTATACTGCCGTGAGGGTATACAGCTGCAACCCATTTATGCGGGTGGAGAACAAGAGCGCGGATTACGCCCCGGCACCTTGAATGTACCGAGTATTGTCGCGATGGCGAAGGCCATTCGGATGACGACAGAACGTCAAGCAGAATCGGTAGAGATTATGCTGAAGCTGAGAAATCAACTGATTCAGGTAATAGATTCGATCCCGGCTTTGGTCTTGAACTCAGGAAGAGATACAGAACGCGCAGCACCCCATATCGTCCATTTCTCTTACCCAGGCATGAAGCCGGAAGTCATGATTCATATGCTTGAAGAATTCGGCATTATGGCGTCCACGCAATCGGCTTGTTCTTCCAAGGATCTAAAGCCAAGCCGCGTGCTCCTCGCGATGGGCTGCAATGAAGCTCGTGCTGCTGGTGGGATCCGAATCAGTCTAGCTGCGGAACATAGCGAACAAGATATTGCAACATTAGAAGCGGCGCTCCGCACGATTGTAACGAAGTTGAAGCCGCTCGAGAGGGGATAA
- a CDS encoding pyridoxamine 5'-phosphate oxidase family protein: MAEVIVSLSDALLKQLEQESFVLLSTVDAETGGPTTNAISWVYAVDNKTLRFAIDQRSRLIANVTQNPKVTISIFSEGSLHAVYGTSEVIASPLAEVPIKLVCIEVKVDTVRDAMFYGARISVMPAYEKTYDKRAADKLDGQVFAAMRKA; the protein is encoded by the coding sequence ATGGCAGAAGTGATTGTATCACTATCCGACGCTTTGCTGAAGCAATTAGAACAGGAATCCTTCGTCTTATTAAGTACGGTTGATGCCGAGACCGGCGGTCCAACGACAAATGCGATCTCATGGGTATACGCTGTAGACAACAAGACGTTGCGATTCGCAATTGATCAGCGTTCTAGACTAATTGCAAATGTGACGCAAAACCCAAAAGTTACAATATCGATATTTAGTGAAGGGTCTCTTCATGCGGTATATGGGACAAGTGAGGTCATCGCTTCTCCACTTGCCGAAGTGCCGATTAAGCTCGTCTGTATTGAAGTGAAGGTCGACACCGTTCGTGATGCGATGTTCTATGGCGCACGAATTTCGGTGATGCCTGCTTATGAGAAAACCTATGATAAACGTGCTGCTGACAAGTTAGATGGACAAGTTTTTGCAGCCATGCGTAAAGCCTAG
- a CDS encoding TerC family protein has product MELFSLEFFIALANIVFVDLLLAGDNAIVIGMAARNLDVNQQKKAIIFGTLGAVLIRIFATIIVVKLLQIPWLLLVGGLLLLWISIKLLADHKEEENIKPGTSLMAAVWTIIVADAAMGLDNVIAVAGAAQGHTLLVAIGLIISVPIVVWGSTVFIRLIDRFPWIIYFGSAVLAYNAAKMITEEKKIHPFFAESPVLKWTFILIIVVIVLLVGRMLKNAQHRREQQSA; this is encoded by the coding sequence GTGGAATTATTTAGTTTAGAGTTTTTCATCGCACTCGCCAACATCGTATTCGTTGACCTGCTCCTCGCAGGTGATAATGCGATCGTTATCGGTATGGCAGCGCGCAACCTTGATGTAAACCAGCAAAAGAAAGCGATCATTTTCGGTACATTAGGTGCTGTTCTAATCCGCATCTTCGCTACAATTATCGTCGTAAAGCTGCTGCAAATCCCGTGGTTATTGCTTGTTGGCGGGCTTCTGCTGTTATGGATCTCCATCAAGCTACTAGCTGATCATAAAGAAGAAGAAAACATAAAGCCCGGTACGTCACTAATGGCAGCCGTCTGGACGATCATCGTCGCTGACGCTGCAATGGGTCTTGATAATGTCATCGCCGTCGCTGGCGCAGCTCAAGGACATACGTTACTCGTCGCAATCGGTCTGATTATCAGTGTGCCGATCGTCGTATGGGGCAGTACCGTTTTCATTCGCCTCATCGATCGTTTCCCCTGGATCATCTATTTTGGTTCCGCTGTATTAGCATATAACGCAGCGAAGATGATTACAGAGGAGAAAAAAATACATCCGTTTTTCGCAGAATCTCCCGTCCTCAAATGGACGTTCATATTGATTATCGTTGTGATCGTTCTACTCGTTGGCAGAATGCTCAAGAATGCCCAACATCGGCGTGAGCAGCAAAGTGCGTAA